In Methanofastidiosum sp., the DNA window GGGAAGAAGTGGTTGTTCACCACACGGATTGGTGCTTTCAATTTCACCTATAGCAGGGGTTGGATTTCCCCTATTTAGCCTGTCAATAAATACTATTCCAGGCTCTCCATTTTTCCATGCCATGTTGACTATAAGACTAAATACTTCTTTTGCATTTAATTTTCCATCTACTTTTCCAGTTCTTGGATTGAAAAGTTTATAGTCTTTTCCATTCTCAAATGCTTGAATGAATTTATCTGTTATGGCAACAGATATGTTAAAATTATTAAGTTTAGTATTTTCTTCTTTACATTTAATAAATTCTAGAATATCAGGGTGGTCAACTCTTAAAATGGCCATATTGGCCCCCCTTCTTGTTCCACCTTGCTTTATGGTCTCTGTAGCTGTGTCAAATACAGTCATGAAAGAAACTGGGCCACTAGAGATACCTTTAGTTGTTAAAACTACGTCATTTTTTGGCCTGAGTCTAGAGAAAGAAAAACCTGTTCCACCCCCACTTTTATGTATTAAAGCAGTATATTTTATTGCATCAAAAATACTATCAATAGAATCATCAACGGGTAAAACAAAACATGCAGATAACTGCCCGAGTTCTCTTCCAGCGTTCATAAGTGTTGGTGAATTCGGAAGAAATTCAAACTTTGTCATCATCTCATAAAAATCTTTAGTTAATCCTTCGACATCTGCATTGTCATCATAAATTAAATCCGCAATTGCAATGCTTTTAGCAACTCTCAAAAAAAGATCATTTGGATTTTCTACAACATTTCCTTCTTGATCTTTTTTTAGGTACCTCCTTTCTAATACTTTTATCGCATTATCTGATAAATTTAATGGCTCTTCTGCATAATCAGTGTTACCAATCTTATCATAATTATAATTCTCAGAAACTGCCATGCTAATATAAATCCCTCCAAATTATATGTTGTCCAAACTATTTAATTGATTTATTTCTTAATTATAAATCTTTTGGTAAACGATTTTTAAAATTTGATATTGCAAAAATTATTCTATTCCAGAGCGTTTTACTATTTCTAAAATCATCACTAATAATGGTATGAATATTTTTTACATCATTACTTATATAAATAAATTATATTTTTTAATAACTATGCATAAAACAGCGAGCATTGATATTGAAAAAGACATTATAAAAGAGAATTCAAGATTAGCAAATGAGAATAGAACTCTTCTAAAAAAATATGGAATTAAATCCTATAATGTAATGGGTGCTATAGGTTCTGGAAAAACTTCTCTAATCGAAATTGCAATTGATTTCTTAGTAAAAAAAGGGAAAAAAGTTGGCATTATTGCGGGAGACGTAGTTGCTGAATACGACTCCAATAGATTTAGGAAACATGAATGCCTTGTAATCCCTCTAAATACAGGCAAGGAATGCCACTTAGATGCACATTTAATATCCCATGAACTGGAGGAGCTAGAAGAAAGAGGAATACTTCAAGACCTTGATTATCTCCTAATGGAAAATGTAGGTAATTTGATATGCCCTTCGGATTTTACGCTTGGTGAAGATGAAAGAATTGTTATTGTTAGCGTAAGTGAAGGAGATGATATTGTACTGAAACATCCCATAATATTCAGGTTTTCTGACATATGTGTAATAAACAAAATTGACATTGCCAAGGCCGTTGATGC includes these proteins:
- the hypB gene encoding hydrogenase nickel incorporation protein HypB; translation: MHKTASIDIEKDIIKENSRLANENRTLLKKYGIKSYNVMGAIGSGKTSLIEIAIDFLVKKGKKVGIIAGDVVAEYDSNRFRKHECLVIPLNTGKECHLDAHLISHELEELEERGILQDLDYLLMENVGNLICPSDFTLGEDERIVIVSVSEGDDIVLKHPIIFRFSDICVINKIDIAKAVDASPRKMERDCHSLNPNIKIIKTSVKKNIGINEWLEIFE